One window from the genome of Lentibacillus daqui encodes:
- a CDS encoding DUF948 domain-containing protein — protein sequence MGYLLAIAAFVFAVAFCVLVAYVAATLLAARRTLNNLANTMENVEKQMRGITKETEELLNKTNQLMADVEQKSSKMDGLFDGVKGIGETVKDFSQSLKQVSSSISKSASENQDKASQAVKWGSAMFDLWKKNKNK from the coding sequence GTGGGATACTTATTAGCAATTGCTGCATTTGTCTTTGCTGTAGCTTTCTGCGTATTGGTAGCATATGTAGCAGCAACGTTATTAGCAGCACGACGTACACTAAATAATTTGGCCAATACAATGGAAAATGTGGAGAAACAAATGCGTGGCATTACAAAAGAAACTGAGGAATTATTGAATAAAACTAATCAATTAATGGCAGATGTCGAACAAAAATCATCGAAAATGGATGGTCTTTTTGATGGAGTAAAAGGCATTGGGGAAACGGTAAAAGATTTTAGCCAATCATTAAAGCAGGTTTCAAGCAGTATCAGTAAATCCGCTTCAGAAAATCAGGATAAGGCATCTCAAGCAGTGAAGTGGGGATCAGCCATGTTTGACCTTTGGAAGAAAAATAAAAACAAATAG
- a CDS encoding GAF domain-containing protein, whose protein sequence is MFQAQTYSGSKQEDYELVLKQLQALSEGETDPIAIMANASALLNQFLTDVNWVGFYLWKEDELVLGPFQGLPACIRIPYGKGVCGTALKERTTQRVADVNQFPGHIACDSASRSEIVVPLIIDDAPYGVLDIDSPIPHRFDETDEQYIEKFARIVEEFLSVK, encoded by the coding sequence ATGTTTCAAGCACAAACTTATTCCGGAAGTAAACAAGAAGATTACGAATTAGTACTCAAACAACTGCAGGCATTATCAGAGGGAGAAACAGATCCAATCGCAATCATGGCTAACGCATCCGCTTTGTTAAACCAATTTTTAACTGATGTCAATTGGGTCGGATTCTATCTTTGGAAGGAAGATGAACTGGTTCTTGGGCCATTTCAAGGACTGCCTGCCTGTATCCGGATTCCATATGGCAAAGGTGTTTGTGGAACTGCATTAAAAGAACGTACCACCCAGCGTGTTGCCGATGTCAATCAATTCCCTGGACATATCGCTTGTGATAGTGCCAGCAGGTCGGAGATTGTTGTACCCTTGATTATTGATGATGCACCATATGGGGTACTTGATATTGACAGTCCAATCCCCCACCGTTTTGACGAAACAGACGAACAATATATTGAAAAATTTGCCAGGATAGTAGAGGAATTTTTAAGTGTGAAATAA
- a CDS encoding bifunctional 3-deoxy-7-phosphoheptulonate synthase/chorismate mutase, producing the protein MNNNMEQLRDSMDSVNLELLKLINQRADIVKQIGEIKEQQGMNRFDPVREREMLNKLVENNDGPFENTTVEHIFKEIFKASLELQEDDHRKALLVSRKKKPEDTVIDIKGEKVGDGQTHFVFGPCAVESYEQTSEVAAAVKQRGVKLLRGGAFKPRTSPYDFQGLGIEGLQILKQVADEHDLAVISEIVNPAHIEQAVDYLDVIQIGARNMQNFELLKAAGDVNKPILLKRGLSATISEFINAAEYIISRGNGNIILCERGIRTYEKATRNTLDISAVPILKQETHLPVMVDVTHSTGRRDLLLPTAKAALAIGADGVMAEVHPDPAVALSDSAQQMDIPTFNSFMDELEKFSTQAVHS; encoded by the coding sequence ATGAACAACAACATGGAACAACTGCGTGATTCGATGGATAGCGTTAACCTGGAATTGTTAAAGCTGATTAACCAACGTGCTGACATTGTGAAGCAAATTGGTGAAATAAAAGAACAACAAGGCATGAACCGTTTTGATCCCGTTCGCGAACGGGAGATGCTGAATAAACTGGTTGAAAACAACGATGGTCCATTTGAAAATACTACAGTGGAACATATTTTCAAGGAAATTTTTAAAGCAAGTCTTGAACTGCAAGAGGATGATCATCGTAAAGCATTGCTTGTATCGCGTAAGAAGAAACCGGAAGATACAGTAATTGATATTAAGGGTGAAAAGGTAGGAGATGGACAAACACATTTTGTCTTTGGGCCATGTGCAGTGGAAAGTTATGAACAAACAAGTGAAGTGGCGGCAGCAGTTAAACAAAGGGGTGTTAAGCTGCTTAGAGGTGGGGCATTTAAGCCGAGAACATCGCCATATGATTTCCAAGGGCTTGGAATTGAAGGGTTACAAATCCTTAAACAGGTAGCTGATGAGCATGACTTGGCGGTTATCAGTGAAATCGTTAATCCGGCTCATATCGAACAGGCAGTGGACTACCTTGATGTCATCCAAATCGGTGCTCGAAACATGCAGAACTTCGAATTGCTGAAGGCGGCCGGTGATGTGAATAAACCAATTTTATTAAAACGTGGCTTATCAGCAACGATATCGGAATTTATTAACGCTGCTGAGTATATCATTTCTCGTGGTAATGGTAATATTATACTTTGTGAACGAGGAATTCGAACATATGAAAAAGCGACAAGAAATACGTTGGATATCTCCGCTGTACCAATCTTAAAACAAGAAACCCATTTACCTGTCATGGTCGATGTTACCCATTCTACAGGTCGCAGGGATTTATTACTTCCAACTGCCAAAGCAGCATTGGCAATTGGCGCAGACGGTGTGATGGCTGAGGTACACCCTGATCCTGCTGTTGCCTTGTCCGATTCGGCTCAGCAAATGGATATTCCAACATTTAATTCATTCATGGATGAGCTGGAGAAATTTTCGACACAGGCCGTTCATTCTTAA
- a CDS encoding acetoin utilization AcuB family protein produces MLVESIMTKNIQTLPPDATIAEALQLLQQYHIRHIPITNEKNHVIGIVSDRDIRDASPSVFSKSAVQSELQHELQSIMSQPVITIHPLDFVEEIASIFYEKEFACLPVVSNNELIGIVTEKDMLHTLIQLTGTNVQSSHIELKVPHRPGILPEVTAIFGKHKTNITSVLVYPYHDDPNYKILVFRIQTMNPVPVIEDLRKAGYELLWPNHMAGPTR; encoded by the coding sequence ATGCTTGTCGAAAGTATTATGACGAAAAATATACAAACACTGCCACCAGATGCAACTATTGCCGAAGCTTTACAGCTATTACAACAATACCATATACGCCATATTCCGATCACCAACGAAAAAAACCATGTCATTGGAATCGTATCGGATCGGGATATTCGGGATGCGAGTCCATCTGTTTTTAGTAAATCCGCAGTCCAATCGGAATTACAACATGAATTGCAATCTATTATGAGTCAGCCGGTAATTACCATTCATCCGCTTGATTTTGTTGAAGAAATAGCCAGTATCTTTTATGAGAAAGAATTTGCCTGTCTTCCTGTGGTAAGCAATAATGAACTTATCGGAATAGTAACTGAAAAGGATATGCTTCATACGTTAATTCAACTAACCGGGACAAATGTACAAAGTTCCCATATTGAACTAAAGGTTCCACACCGCCCTGGTATCTTACCCGAAGTTACAGCAATATTTGGCAAACATAAAACCAATATTACATCTGTACTTGTATACCCATATCATGATGATCCGAATTATAAAATACTTGTCTTTCGCATCCAAACAATGAACCCGGTTCCGGTCATTGAGGATTTACGAAAAGCGGGTTATGAGCTGTTATGGCCAAACCATATGGCAGGGCCAACGCGATGA
- the rpsD gene encoding 30S ribosomal protein S4: MARFTGSVWKKSRRLGISLTGTGKELDKRPYAPGQHGPNQRKKVSEYGLQQQEKQKLRFLYGLNERQFKNTFNQAGKMKGVHGENFMILLESRLDNIVFRLGLARTRSQARQLVNHGHVTVDGKRVDIPSYRLKPGQVIGLRERSRNLDIVKEAIEVNNFVPEYLTFDEDKLEGTYSRYPERSELPAEINEALIVEFYSR; encoded by the coding sequence ATGGCACGATTTACTGGATCTGTATGGAAAAAATCCCGTCGTCTTGGCATTTCATTAACTGGAACTGGTAAGGAATTGGATAAACGCCCTTACGCTCCTGGGCAACATGGCCCGAACCAACGCAAGAAAGTTTCCGAATATGGCTTGCAACAGCAAGAGAAGCAAAAACTTCGCTTCCTGTACGGCTTGAATGAGCGTCAATTTAAAAATACATTCAACCAGGCTGGTAAAATGAAAGGTGTCCATGGTGAAAACTTCATGATATTACTTGAATCCCGCTTGGACAACATTGTATTCCGCCTTGGTTTAGCTCGTACACGCAGTCAGGCACGTCAGCTGGTAAACCATGGTCATGTTACAGTCGATGGTAAACGTGTGGATATCCCATCATACCGTCTAAAACCAGGTCAAGTTATCGGCTTACGTGAACGTTCACGTAACCTCGACATCGTAAAAGAAGCCATCGAAGTAAATAACTTTGTACCGGAATATCTAACCTTTGATGAAGATAAATTGGAAGGTACGTATTCCCGTTATCCGGAACGTTCCGAGCTTCCAGCAGAAATCAATGAAGCGTTAATCGTTGAGTTCTACTCTCGTTAA
- a CDS encoding GNAT family N-acetyltransferase produces MNHTKVYHAITKDTPHGMITIEGPLPSTELKKYQFHNDLTAFRPADKQFAAILEIADFLEGRLIIARTEDTIIGYVTYLHPDPLERWSTFNMDDLIELGAIEVIPKYRGAKIASSLLEVSMMDDYMENYIIISTEYYWHWDLDGTKLSVWGYRNIMEKMMAAGGLSPAPTDDPEIISHPANCLMVRIGKYVPEESIARFDTLRFLQRHQHRTMRGGF; encoded by the coding sequence ATGAATCATACAAAGGTATATCATGCCATAACAAAGGATACACCGCACGGGATGATTACAATTGAAGGACCGCTTCCATCAACAGAATTGAAGAAATACCAATTTCATAATGATTTAACCGCATTTCGTCCTGCCGATAAACAATTTGCAGCTATATTGGAGATTGCCGATTTTCTGGAGGGCAGACTGATCATTGCCAGGACGGAAGATACAATTATTGGTTATGTCACTTATCTGCATCCTGATCCATTGGAACGGTGGTCAACATTTAATATGGATGACCTCATTGAGCTGGGGGCAATTGAGGTTATCCCAAAATATCGTGGAGCAAAAATCGCTTCCAGTTTACTGGAGGTTTCCATGATGGACGATTATATGGAAAATTATATTATTATCTCAACCGAGTATTATTGGCATTGGGATTTGGATGGCACGAAACTAAGTGTCTGGGGATATCGCAACATTATGGAAAAAATGATGGCAGCCGGTGGACTTTCCCCTGCACCAACAGATGATCCTGAGATTATCTCGCACCCGGCCAACTGTTTAATGGTTCGGATTGGTAAATATGTACCAGAGGAATCAATTGCCCGATTTGATACATTACGTTTTTTACAACGCCATCAACACCGTACAATGAGAGGAGGATTTTAA
- a CDS encoding YtxH domain-containing protein, whose product MGKKQDNSTIDTRDFIIGALIGGFVGASAALLYAPKSGKDLRFDINQGTSQLRDRAEDWKDIAYEKGSEVKNKAVSSAADLTKSVQNKLKKRTKEDEALEAAEEVAEAIEQAADELEKKK is encoded by the coding sequence ATGGGAAAAAAACAAGATAATTCTACAATTGACACGAGGGATTTTATCATTGGGGCATTAATCGGAGGTTTTGTCGGTGCATCAGCAGCATTACTATATGCACCAAAATCTGGGAAAGACCTAAGATTTGATATTAATCAGGGGACTTCGCAATTGAGGGATCGGGCAGAAGACTGGAAAGATATTGCCTATGAAAAAGGATCAGAAGTAAAAAACAAGGCTGTCAGTTCTGCTGCCGATTTAACGAAATCAGTACAAAACAAATTGAAAAAACGTACAAAAGAAGATGAAGCATTAGAAGCAGCGGAAGAAGTTGCCGAAGCAATTGAACAAGCTGCGGATGAATTGGAAAAGAAAAAATAA
- a CDS encoding transglycosylase domain-containing protein, with product MNQFKQLLQKYNQKFKEYWRTGKLQRSSRVTYDVVWNVILFFIIVGIIGGFFAFGIGAGYFASLVKDEPIRSHASMEKDINNYEETSRLYFADNKYIGEIQSDIHRDEVDLKDVSDALINAVIATEDENFKQHKGVVPKAIVRALVQEATNSDVKTGGSTLTQQLIKNQILTNEVSFERKAKEILLSLRLERFFTKDQILEAYLNIIPYGRDASGQTIAGIQTAAQGVFGIDAKDLNLPQSAYLAGLPQSPSYYTPFLTNGKKKKKEHLQPGIKRMKSVLKRMYEEKYISKKEYEKAIDYDITADFTKAKKSSLEKYPYLTVEIETRAKKIIAKKLAKSDGYTNKDLQKDKKLRKEYMILADRDLRQKGYEVHSTIDKKTYDAFQKIVKEYDTYGPDKPETVTDENGEEVQIMEPVQVGGMLIENKTGRIISFVGGRDYDNSQVNHITKAAKRPNGSTMKPLLVYGPAMEKGVIQPGTPILDYKMSGSYSPNNYAGGYHGIVSARQALAQSHNIPAVKIYQKIIGDDPASEYLEKMGITTLTDGDHEYESLALGQPTDGISIEENINAYTTFGNNGKFVDAYMIDSITTKDGDVIYKHKKSKPTKVFSPQTNYLTLDLMRGVIKNGTATYLNSQLANPGVDWAGKTGTSQNWEDTWFVATNPNVTFGTWMGYDHPKSLKCSGCSLGYSDRNVKLWAKLVNKAAEINPDLVTPQNHFKKPNNIVSKSYCEPSGMLPSDACEKAGLVNSDIYNAKYVPSQTDDSLISSRGGIAFNPEFLKRNGYDVYNDLSILYPRTNREKWEKIGTHGTSSKNGNKEKNNDD from the coding sequence GTGAACCAATTCAAACAATTGCTTCAAAAATACAATCAAAAATTCAAAGAGTATTGGAGGACGGGAAAGCTCCAACGATCCTCCCGCGTTACATATGATGTTGTTTGGAATGTTATCTTGTTTTTTATTATTGTTGGGATAATAGGCGGTTTCTTTGCTTTCGGGATTGGCGCAGGATATTTTGCCTCGCTCGTGAAAGATGAACCAATTCGCAGCCATGCAAGTATGGAAAAAGATATTAACAACTATGAGGAAACATCCAGACTTTACTTTGCCGATAACAAATATATTGGCGAGATCCAATCAGATATACATAGGGATGAGGTAGATTTAAAAGATGTCTCCGATGCACTAATAAATGCTGTTATCGCGACAGAAGACGAGAATTTTAAACAGCATAAAGGGGTTGTTCCAAAAGCGATAGTCCGGGCACTTGTTCAAGAGGCAACCAATTCCGATGTGAAGACGGGTGGCAGCACGTTAACCCAGCAACTAATTAAGAACCAAATATTAACAAACGAAGTATCATTTGAACGAAAAGCAAAAGAAATATTATTATCATTGCGCCTGGAGCGTTTCTTTACTAAAGACCAAATTCTTGAAGCCTATTTAAATATCATTCCCTATGGCAGGGATGCATCCGGTCAAACGATTGCAGGAATTCAAACGGCTGCACAGGGGGTTTTCGGCATCGATGCCAAAGATCTGAACTTACCGCAATCTGCTTATTTAGCCGGGCTGCCACAAAGTCCTTCCTACTACACACCATTTTTAACGAATGGGAAGAAAAAAAAGAAGGAACACTTACAGCCTGGAATCAAACGGATGAAATCAGTGTTAAAACGGATGTATGAAGAAAAATATATTTCCAAGAAGGAATATGAAAAAGCGATCGATTATGACATCACAGCTGACTTTACCAAGGCAAAAAAATCATCGCTGGAAAAGTATCCTTATTTAACTGTAGAAATTGAGACACGAGCAAAAAAAATCATTGCCAAAAAATTAGCCAAGTCAGATGGTTACACAAACAAGGATCTGCAAAAGGACAAAAAGCTGCGTAAAGAATATATGATTTTGGCTGACCGCGATTTACGACAAAAAGGATATGAAGTCCATTCGACGATTGATAAAAAAACGTACGATGCCTTCCAAAAAATCGTTAAGGAATATGATACCTATGGACCGGACAAACCGGAAACCGTCACAGATGAAAATGGCGAAGAAGTTCAAATCATGGAACCAGTACAGGTAGGCGGAATGTTAATCGAAAATAAAACTGGCCGAATCATTAGTTTCGTTGGCGGCCGGGACTACGATAATAGCCAAGTCAATCACATAACCAAAGCAGCTAAAAGGCCAAATGGAAGTACCATGAAACCATTACTTGTATATGGCCCGGCAATGGAAAAAGGAGTTATCCAGCCTGGTACGCCAATTTTGGATTATAAAATGTCCGGTAGTTACAGTCCGAATAACTATGCAGGTGGTTACCACGGAATCGTATCGGCACGTCAAGCATTGGCACAATCTCATAATATACCAGCAGTGAAAATTTACCAAAAAATTATTGGTGACGATCCTGCCAGTGAATATTTGGAAAAAATGGGAATCACCACCTTGACAGATGGGGATCACGAATATGAATCATTGGCACTTGGCCAGCCAACAGATGGGATTAGTATCGAGGAAAATATCAATGCTTATACAACATTTGGCAATAACGGCAAGTTTGTCGATGCCTATATGATTGATAGCATTACTACCAAGGATGGGGATGTCATTTATAAACATAAAAAAAGCAAGCCAACAAAAGTATTTTCACCGCAAACAAACTATCTGACACTTGATCTCATGCGTGGGGTCATTAAAAATGGTACAGCAACCTACTTAAATTCCCAATTAGCAAACCCCGGTGTAGATTGGGCAGGTAAAACAGGTACATCGCAAAACTGGGAGGATACCTGGTTTGTTGCGACAAATCCGAATGTAACATTTGGAACATGGATGGGTTATGATCATCCAAAGAGCCTGAAGTGCAGTGGCTGTTCCCTTGGCTACAGTGATCGTAATGTCAAGTTGTGGGCAAAGCTTGTCAATAAAGCAGCGGAGATTAATCCAGATTTAGTTACACCACAAAACCATTTTAAAAAGCCAAATAACATTGTATCCAAAAGTTATTGTGAACCATCCGGTATGTTGCCATCGGATGCATGCGAAAAAGCCGGTCTGGTTAATTCGGATATCTACAACGCTAAATATGTACCCAGCCAAACAGATGATAGTTTAATCAGTAGTCGCGGAGGAATTGCCTTTAATCCGGAATTTTTAAAGCGAAACGGTTATGACGTGTATAACGATTTATCTATTTTGTATCCAAGGACAAATCGGGAAAAATGGGAGAAAATTGGTACCCACGGTACGAGCAGTAAAAACGGTAATAAAGAAAAGAACAATGATGATTAA
- the ccpA gene encoding catabolite control protein A, with amino-acid sequence MNITIYDVAREANVSMATVSRVVNGNPNVKPVTRKKVLATIERLGYRPNAVARGLASKKTTTVGAIIPDISSIFFAELARGIEDIATMYKYNMILSNSDQNKDKELQLINTMLGKQVDGILFMGGDITEEHVNQFQSSSVPVVLAGTFDETETIPSVNIDYEAASYEATKFLLDQGNQHPAFLSGRDGTLINQLKHDGYVRALKESGVTVNEEYVVEGDFTYDSGIEAADHFLSLDNKPTAIFVASDEMALGVIHGVQDKGLNVPEDVEVFGFNNTRIATMVRPTLSTIVQPMYDIGAVAMRLLTKYMNKEEVSEKKVVLPHRIIQRDSTNRK; translated from the coding sequence ATGAATATTACAATATACGATGTAGCAAGAGAAGCAAACGTATCCATGGCGACTGTTTCACGTGTGGTGAATGGAAATCCGAATGTGAAACCTGTAACACGAAAAAAAGTGTTGGCTACAATTGAACGGCTTGGGTATCGCCCCAATGCTGTTGCCCGTGGATTGGCAAGTAAAAAGACGACAACGGTAGGAGCAATTATTCCGGATATTTCCAGCATCTTTTTTGCGGAGTTGGCAAGGGGAATTGAGGATATTGCGACAATGTACAAGTACAATATGATTTTGAGTAATTCTGACCAAAACAAAGACAAAGAACTGCAGTTAATCAATACGATGCTGGGAAAACAGGTTGACGGGATTTTGTTCATGGGTGGAGATATAACTGAGGAACATGTAAACCAGTTTCAATCCTCATCTGTTCCGGTTGTACTGGCAGGTACATTCGATGAAACAGAAACCATCCCATCAGTAAATATTGACTATGAGGCTGCTTCATACGAAGCGACAAAGTTTTTATTGGATCAGGGTAATCAGCATCCCGCCTTTTTATCAGGACGTGATGGAACACTCATAAACCAACTTAAGCACGACGGTTATGTACGGGCACTAAAGGAATCAGGGGTTACTGTGAACGAGGAGTATGTGGTGGAAGGTGATTTCACCTATGATTCAGGTATTGAAGCTGCGGATCATTTTCTGTCGCTCGACAATAAACCAACCGCAATATTCGTGGCATCGGATGAAATGGCATTAGGAGTTATTCATGGGGTACAGGATAAAGGACTGAACGTTCCTGAGGATGTCGAAGTGTTTGGATTTAATAATACCAGGATTGCGACAATGGTTCGTCCAACTTTATCAACGATTGTTCAGCCAATGTATGATATTGGTGCTGTAGCAATGCGACTGTTAACAAAATATATGAATAAAGAAGAAGTAAGCGAGAAAAAAGTGGTTTTACCACATCGAATTATTCAGCGGGACTCAACAAATCGAAAATAA
- the tyrS gene encoding tyrosine--tRNA ligase — MNILDDLQNRGLIQQTTDFEGLQDYLQNNQVTLYAGFDPTADSLHIGHLVPILMLKRFQEAGHRPIALIGGGTGMIGDPSGRSTERSLNEAAVVKGFSDRIKQQLAHILEFDHGDNAAVARNNHDWLASMTVIDFLRDAGKHFGINYMLAKESVSARIEQGISYTEFSYMILQSLDFLKLYEQEDCRLQIGGSDQWGNITAGMELIRRTNGQADEEINVFGLTVPLITKADGTKFGKTAGGAIWLDPEKTTPYEFYQFWINTDDRDVIKFLQYFTFLQQDEIEQLQQEVQHHPENRVAQKRLAEEVTRMVHSQEALEQAQKISASLFSGDLKQLSAKDIEQGFKDVPTYDMEKEDIGLIDLLVNASISSSKRQAREDIKNGAIYINGERNQDMQYTLTADDRIEDTFTIIRRGKKKYFLVQYQ, encoded by the coding sequence ATGAATATTTTGGATGATTTACAAAATCGAGGACTCATTCAACAAACAACCGATTTTGAAGGGTTGCAAGACTATTTACAAAACAATCAAGTAACATTATATGCTGGCTTTGACCCAACGGCAGACAGTCTGCACATTGGTCATTTGGTTCCCATCCTGATGTTGAAACGATTTCAGGAAGCAGGGCACAGACCCATAGCTTTAATCGGTGGTGGAACCGGGATGATTGGTGATCCAAGTGGTCGTTCAACTGAGCGCTCATTAAATGAGGCCGCGGTTGTCAAAGGATTTAGCGACCGTATTAAACAGCAATTGGCTCATATCCTTGAGTTTGATCATGGTGATAATGCAGCAGTTGCCCGAAACAATCATGATTGGCTGGCGAGTATGACAGTGATTGATTTCTTACGTGATGCCGGGAAACATTTTGGCATTAATTATATGCTTGCCAAAGAATCGGTTTCAGCGCGAATTGAACAAGGAATATCGTATACAGAATTCAGTTACATGATTTTACAATCGTTGGATTTTCTTAAATTATACGAGCAAGAGGATTGTCGCCTGCAAATTGGTGGCAGTGATCAATGGGGTAATATTACAGCGGGAATGGAATTAATCCGCCGGACAAATGGACAAGCAGATGAGGAGATAAACGTTTTTGGGTTGACAGTACCGCTTATTACGAAAGCGGATGGTACCAAGTTTGGAAAAACGGCGGGTGGAGCGATATGGCTTGATCCGGAAAAAACAACCCCATATGAATTTTATCAGTTCTGGATTAATACCGATGATCGTGATGTCATCAAGTTTTTACAATACTTTACCTTTTTGCAGCAAGATGAGATTGAGCAATTGCAACAGGAGGTTCAGCACCATCCGGAAAATCGTGTAGCACAAAAACGACTGGCTGAAGAAGTCACGAGGATGGTACACAGCCAGGAAGCTCTGGAACAGGCGCAAAAAATCTCAGCATCCTTATTCAGTGGGGATTTAAAACAACTGTCTGCAAAGGATATTGAACAAGGATTCAAAGATGTACCAACATATGATATGGAGAAAGAGGACATCGGGTTAATTGACTTGTTGGTAAATGCATCTATTTCTTCGTCTAAACGGCAGGCAAGGGAAGACATCAAGAATGGTGCGATCTATATTAATGGCGAGCGAAACCAGGATATGCAATACACACTTACTGCGGACGATCGGATTGAGGATACGTTTACGATCATTCGAAGAGGGAAGAAAAAGTACTTTTTGGTTCAGTATCAGTAA
- a CDS encoding acetoin utilization protein AcuC, producing the protein MTCNASFVFSDSYLNYHFHSDHPFNQLRVVLAKELLEAVNTLQPSDMIEPRQATDAELELFHDKAYIQAVKQASTGKLPEEKGLEFGLGTEDTPVFTNMHEASSMLVGGSLNAVDAVLEGKSTHSLNLGGGLHHGLKRKASGFCVYNDGAIAIKYLRKKYDVKVLYVDTDAHHGDGVQWAFYEDPNVCTLSIHETGRYLFPGTGNVNERGIKAGHGYSFNLPVDAFTEDESFLQVYESAFEEICAFFKPDIIVTQNGADAHAYDPLTHLCTTMTAYERIPMLAHKMAHEYCNGNWVALGGGGYDMWRAVPRAWAQVWNVMKTGQPQTGKIPDMWLRKWQPQAPVTLPQYWHDEPSIVPEIPRRAEITEKNAKFLLSALKYTKQK; encoded by the coding sequence ATGACTTGCAACGCTTCTTTTGTGTTTTCAGATAGCTATTTAAATTATCATTTTCACTCGGATCATCCTTTTAATCAACTGCGGGTAGTATTGGCAAAAGAATTATTGGAAGCCGTTAATACACTTCAACCCTCCGATATGATTGAACCAAGACAGGCAACAGACGCGGAACTAGAATTATTTCATGATAAAGCATATATTCAGGCGGTGAAACAAGCAAGTACAGGTAAATTACCTGAAGAAAAAGGATTGGAATTTGGTCTTGGAACCGAGGATACACCCGTGTTCACCAATATGCATGAGGCCTCCAGCATGCTTGTCGGCGGATCTTTAAATGCTGTGGATGCGGTACTGGAAGGGAAATCAACCCACTCCCTTAATTTAGGTGGCGGACTGCACCACGGTTTAAAACGAAAGGCATCGGGTTTCTGCGTTTATAATGATGGTGCCATCGCTATTAAATATTTACGAAAAAAATACGATGTGAAGGTCCTCTATGTGGATACAGATGCACACCATGGGGATGGAGTACAATGGGCCTTTTATGAGGATCCAAATGTTTGCACACTAAGCATTCACGAAACCGGACGTTACCTATTTCCCGGCACTGGTAATGTTAATGAACGCGGAATTAAAGCGGGACATGGCTATTCATTTAATCTTCCTGTTGATGCATTTACAGAAGATGAATCTTTTTTACAGGTTTATGAATCTGCATTTGAGGAAATATGCGCCTTCTTCAAACCTGATATTATTGTCACACAGAATGGTGCTGATGCGCATGCGTACGATCCATTGACACATCTCTGTACGACAATGACTGCCTACGAAAGAATACCAATGTTGGCTCATAAAATGGCTCACGAATATTGCAATGGAAACTGGGTCGCCTTAGGTGGTGGCGGTTACGATATGTGGCGTGCTGTCCCCAGAGCATGGGCGCAAGTATGGAATGTCATGAAAACAGGCCAGCCGCAGACAGGTAAGATACCCGATATGTGGCTTAGAAAGTGGCAGCCACAAGCACCGGTTACATTACCGCAATACTGGCATGACGAGCCATCCATTGTTCCGGAAATACCAAGAAGAGCAGAGATCACCGAAAAAAACGCAAAATTTTTATTAAGTGCCTTGAAATATACGAAACAGAAATAA